In one Gossypium hirsutum isolate 1008001.06 chromosome D09, Gossypium_hirsutum_v2.1, whole genome shotgun sequence genomic region, the following are encoded:
- the LOC107891432 gene encoding LOW QUALITY PROTEIN: BTB/POZ domain-containing protein At1g30440-like (The sequence of the model RefSeq protein was modified relative to this genomic sequence to represent the inferred CDS: inserted 2 bases in 1 codon): MACMKLGSKTDAFQRQGQAWFCTTGLPSDVVVEVGEMSFHLHKFPLLSRSGVMERLIAEASDEEEKCSICLPDIPGGAKTFELVAKFCYGVKLELTASNVVYLRCAAEHLEMTEEYGESNLIVQTETFLNQVVLRNWKDSLRALQTCDDIISYADELNITKRCIESLAMKASTDPNLFGWPMMEHGGPMQSPGGSVLWNGISTGAKPKNTSSDWWYEDASNLSLPLYKRLISVMESRGIRQEIIAGSLTFYAKRYLPGLYRRQGANDSNSSTCLAPVASGAPLSEEDQKILLEEIDRLLPIQKGLVPTKFLFGLLRTAMILRASPSCISNFEKRIGLQLDKATLEDLLMPNFSYSMETLYNVDCVQRILEHFLAMDQITGGASPCSADDGQIIGSPSLTPITMVAKLIDGYLAEVAPDVNLKLPKFQALAASVPDYARPLDDGLYRAIDIYLKSHPWLSESDREQLCRLMDCQKLSLEACTHAAQNERLPLRIVVQVLFFEQLQLRTSIAGCFLVSDNLDGSRQLRSGFTGSTEGGWASAVRENQVLKVGMDNMRMRVSELEKECSNMRQEIEKLGRVKGSSTWGNVSKKFGFKLKSQMCSAQEDSVSNQKNGSGKIEKLKXGKHKKNTSPDE; the protein is encoded by the exons ATGGCTTGCATGAAACTTGGATCCAAAACCGATGCGTTTCAAAGGCAAGGACAGGCTTG GTTCTGCACAACTGGACTTCCCAGTGATGTTGTTGTTGAAGTTGGAGAAATGTCCTTTCATCTTCACAAG TTCCCTTTACTCTCTAGAAGTGGGGTTATGGAAAGACTAATCGCAGAAGCATCTGACGAAGAAGAAAAATGTTCCATATGCCTCCCTGACATTCCTGGAGGGGCCAAAACTTTTGAACTTGTCGCAAAGTTCTGCTATGGAGTGAAACTTGAACTCACTGCCTCAAATGTTGTGTACCTTCGATGTGCTGCTGAGCATCTAGAAATGACTGAGGAATATGGGGAAAGCAATCTTATTGTGCAGACTGAAACCTTTCTTAATCAAGTAGTCCTCCGGAATTGGAAAGACTCTCTAAGAGCACTTCAAACCTGCGATGATATTATCTCTTATGCTGATGAACTGAATATTACAAAAAGGTGCATCGAATCATTAGCCATGAAGGCGTCTACTGACCCCAACCTATTTGGATGGCCCATGATGGAACATGGTGGTCCTATGCAGAGTCCTGGTGGAAGTGTGTTGTGGAATGGAATAAGTACAGGGGCTAAACCGAAAAATACTAGTTCAGATTGGTGGTATGAGGATGCATCGAATTTAAGTTTACCTCTCTATAAGAGATTGATTTCAGTAATGGAGTCTCGTGGTATCAGACAGGAGATAATTGCTGGCTCGCTTACCTTTTATGCAAAAAGGTACCTACCTGGTTTGTACCGTCGTCAGGGTGCCAATGATTCTAACTCTAGTACCTGTCTTGCACCTGTGGCCTCAGGGGCTCCTCTATCTGAAGAAGATCAGAAGATTTTGCTAGAGGAGATTGATAGGTTGCTTCCTATTCAGAAAGGTCTTGTCCCAACCAAGTTTTTGTTTGGACTGCTTCGAACAGCCATGATTCTTCGAGCAAGCCCCTCTTGTATATCAAACTTTGAGAAAAGGATTGGGTTGCAGCTTGATAAAGCAACTCTGGAAGATCTACTGATGCCTAATTTCTCTTATTCCATGGAAACACTTTACAATGTCGACTGTGTGCAGCGAATTCTTGAGCATTTTCTTGCCATGGACCAGATCACAGGTGGAGCCTCTCCATGTTCGGCTGATGATGGTCAGATCATTGGGTCACCTTCATTAACGCCAATCACGATGGTAGCCAAGCTAATTGATGGGTACCTTGCGGAGGTTGCCCCTGATGTTAATTTGAAGCTCCCCAAGTTTCAGGCTCTTGCTGCTTCAGTTCCTGACTATGCCCGGCCATTGGATGATGGTCTATATCGTGCAATAGACATTTATCTCAAG TCACATCCATGGCTGTCAGAATCCGACAGAGAACAACTATGCCGGCTAATGGACTGCCAGAAGCTCTCCTTGGAAGCCTGTACCCATGCTGCACAAAATGAGAGACTGCCACTAAGAATAGTTGTCCAAGTCCTGTTCTTCGAGCAGCTTCAGCTTAGGACCTCAATTGCTGGTTGCTTTTTGGTTTCTGATAATCTTGATGGATCACGACAGTTACGAAGTGGGTTCACAGGGTCTACCGAAGGAGGGTGGGCCTCAGCTGTGAGAGAAAATCAGGTTTTGAAGGTGGGCATGGATAATATGAGAATGCGGGTTTCCGAGCTTGAGAAAGAATGCTCAAACATGAGGCAAGAAATCGAGAAGCTAGGCCGGGTAAAGGGTTCTAGCACTTGGGGAAACGTATCGAAGAAATTTGGATTCAAGTTGAAGTCTCAAATGTGCAGTGCGCAGGAGGATTCTGTAAGCAACCAGAAGAATGGAAGTGGAAAGATTGAGAAACTGAA GGGAAAGCACAAGAAAAACACAAGTCCTGATGAATAA
- the LOC107891433 gene encoding THUMP domain-containing protein 1, translated as MATENKAKPSTVTNKGKKRKQYLPHNKAVKKKGAYPLRPGVQGFFITCDGGRERQAAHEALDVIDSFFEELVNGKDFGEEPAVLPNKPLNKKITFSYSDDEGDDDDDKGDGEGEEEGQEEVIKSNASKEIDASQESLTNKDLDHPNSDDVCHGKVTEENSDNQKDGANIENQADNSEEPPAKKQCLETDTSKSATNEKEKSIDKLIEAELNELGDKSKRLFFNLDSGCNGVVFVQMRKRDGVPSPKDIVQHMMTSAASTRKHMSRFILRVLPVEVACYSSEEEITRAMKPLIEQYFPVETQNPRKFAVLYEARANSGIERMKIINSVAKSVPAPHKVDLSNPDMTIVVEIVKTICLIGVVEKYKELAKYNLRQLTSPKQ; from the exons ATGGCTACTGAAAACAAAGCAAAGCCCAGCACTGTCACCAACAAAGGCAAGAAGAGGAAGCAGTATCTTCCCCACAAT AAAGCAGTTAAAAAGAAAGGCGCATACCCATTAAGGCCTGGAGTTCAAGGTTTCTTTATCACTTGTGATGGTGGCAGAGAACGTCAAGCTGCTCATGAAGCTCTCGATGTTATTGATTCT TTTTTTGAAGAGCTAGTTAATGGAAAGGATTTCGGAGAGGAACCTGCAGTGTTACCAAACAAGcctctaaataaaaagattactTTCTCATATAGTGATGATGAGGGTGATGATGACGACGACAAGGGTGATGGTGAAGGAGAGGAGGAAGGACAAGAGGAAGTTATTAAATCAAATGCTAGTAAAGAAATTGATGCTAGTCAAGAGAGTTTAACAAATAAAGATTTGGATCATCCGAATTCAGATGATGTGTGCCATGGAAAGGTAACTGAAGAGAACAGTGATAATCAGAAGGATGGGGCAAATATTGAAAACCAAGCAGATAACTCGGAGGAGCCACCAGCAAAGAAACAATGCCTTGAAACAGATACATCAAAGAGTGCAACCAATGAAAAAGAGAAATCTATTGATAAGCTTATTGAAGCTGAGCTCAATGAGCTTGGAGACAAGAGTAAG AGGCTGTTCTTCAACCTTGATTCAGGCTGTAATGGTGTTGTCTTTGTGCAAATGCGGAAGAGAGATGGAGTTCCTAGCCCCAAAGATATCGTGCAGCATATGATGACTTCAGCTGCATCCACAAGGAAGCACATGTCAAG GTTCATTTTAAGAGTCTTACCTGTTGAAGTAGCATGCTATTCTTCAGAAGAGGAAATTACAAGAGCAATGAAGCCTCTCATTGAGCAGTATTTTCCAGTGGAGACACAGAATCCTAGGAAG TTTGCTGTACTGTACGAGGCGCGTGCAAATTCTGGTATTGAAAGGATGAAAATTATAAACTCAGTTGCAAAGTCTGTACCTGCACCACACAAAGTTGATCTTAGCAATCCTGATATGACAATTGTAGTTGAAATAGTGAAG ACAATCTGCTTGATTGGGGTTGTTGAGAAGTACAAGGAGTTGGCAAAATATAACCTGAGGCAACTTACATCACCTAAGCAATAG
- the LOC107892552 gene encoding putative F-box protein At1g67623, with amino-acid sequence MTTNITSDIVTSLPEHMLSEILKHAASNSIADFINVKLCCKAFERASNYENVSLDRVSLVPWRKCEKGFQKRCKAANNAEALYRKGMINCFSRRKSESGLRYLKKATEKGHVEAVYTYGIILICLDGELRKQGLRVLSSLHLPKPNEGSSRMIASCRSKTEKFLRCMWVHVALTGPKGICCNCDCDIEEKPNHSTSKECQTWDASNDVGHCCDYCFWDREANVFCSLLRKYLVN; translated from the coding sequence ATGACGACAAACATCACGAGCGACATTGTGACATCTCTTCCAGAACACATGCTGTCCGAAATTCTCAAGCATGCGGCGTCCAATTCCATCGCTGATTTCATCAACGTCAAGTTATGTTGTAAAGCTTTTGAACGGGCATCAAACTACGAAAACGTTTCATTGGATAGAGTTAGCTTAGTTCCGTGGCGTAAATGCGAGAAAGGCTTTCAAAAAAGATGTAAAGCTGCCAACAATGCTGAAGCTTTATACAGGAAAGGAATGATCAATTGTTTTAGTCGAAGGAAATCGGAGTCCGGCCTTCGTTATTTGAAGAAAGCAACCGAGAAAGGTCATGTGGAAGCCGTATATACTTACGGCATTATCTTGATTTGTTTGGATGGTGAGCTAAGGAAACAAGGACTTCGAGTTCTATCATCCCTTCATCTTCCCAAACCTAACGAAGGTAGTTCCAGGATGATTGCGAGCTGTCGTTCAAAAACGGAGAAGTTTTTGAGGTGCATGTGGGTGCATGTTGCATTGACAGGACCCAAAGGGATTTGCTGCAATTGTGATTGTGACATTGAGGAAAAACCCAACCATTCAACTTCTAAGGAATGCCAAACTTGGGACGCAAGCAACGACGTCGGCCATTGTTGTGATTATTGCTTTTGGGACCGTGAAGCAAATGTGTTTTGTAGTTTGCTTAGGAAATATTTAGTTAATTGA
- the LOC107892551 gene encoding putative F-box protein At1g67623, with translation MTTNFTSDIVTSLPEHMLSEILKHAASNSIADFINVKLCCKAFDRASNYENVSMEKVSLVPWHKCEKGFQKRCKAANNAEALYRKGMINCFSRRKSESGLRCLKKATEKGHVEAVYTYGIILICLDGELRKQGLRVLSSLHLPKPNQGNSRMIASCRSKTEKFLSCMWVHVALTGPKGICCNCDCDIEEKPNHSTPSECQAWDASNDVSHCCDYCFWDREANLFCSLLRKYLIN, from the coding sequence ATGACGACAAACTTCACAAGCGACATTGTGACATCTCTTCCAGAACACATGTTGTCCGAAATTCTCAAGCATGCGGCGTCCAATTCCATCGCTGATTTCATCAACGTCAAGTTGTGTTGTAAAGCTTTTGATCGGGCATCAAACTACGAAAACGTTTCAATGGAGAAAGTTAGCTTAGTTCCGTGGCATAAATGCGAGAAAGGCTTTCAAAAAAGATGTAAAGCTGCCAACAATGCTGAAGCTTTATACAGGAAAGGAATGATCAATTGTTTTAGTCGAAGGAAATCGGAGTCCGGCCTCCGTTGTTTGAAGAAAGCAACCGAGAAAGGTCATGTGGAAGCCGTGTATACTTACGGCATTATCTTGATTTGTTTGGATGGGGAGCTAAGGAAACAAGGACTTCGAGTTCTATCATCCCTTCATCTTCCAAAGCCTAACCAAGGCAATTCAAGGATGATTGCGAGCTGTCGTTCAAAAACGGAGAAGTTTTTGAGCTGCATGTGGGTGCATGTTGCATTGACAGGACCCAAAGGGATTTGCTGCAATTGTGATTGTGACATTGAGGAAAAACCCAACCATTCAACTCCTTCGGAATGCCAAGCTTGGGACGCAAGCAACGACGTCAGCCATTGTTGTGATTATTGCTTTTGGGACCGTGAAGCAAATTTGTTTTGTAGTTTGCTTAggaaatatttaattaattaa